A part of Desulfotomaculum nigrificans DSM 574 genomic DNA contains:
- the rnc gene encoding ribonuclease III, giving the protein MSKLDEYVNRLKAKIGFEWSNPSLLTQALTHSSCVHESRGQGLHHNQRLEFLGDAVLELLISEYLYQRFPDRTEGELTKMRAASVCEPSLAKVARGLDLGRCLRMGRGEERSGGRERPSILADAFEALLGAIYLDHGLEAARKFVLEQLNPIITDVVAGRLDRDYKTELQERLQQNSPDPVSYVIMKETGPDHDKVFTAGVIYRGQIIGQGSGHSKKEAEQQAAKDAFNRLDALKHTGPKPSGVAE; this is encoded by the coding sequence TTGTCTAAGCTCGATGAATATGTTAATCGCCTTAAAGCAAAAATTGGGTTTGAGTGGTCAAATCCTTCTTTGCTGACCCAGGCCTTAACACATAGCTCCTGTGTCCATGAAAGTAGGGGACAAGGATTGCATCACAACCAGCGCTTAGAGTTTTTAGGGGACGCGGTTTTAGAGTTATTGATTAGTGAATATCTCTATCAAAGGTTTCCTGATCGTACTGAAGGAGAACTTACCAAAATGCGGGCCGCTTCGGTCTGCGAGCCTTCTTTAGCCAAAGTAGCCCGGGGATTGGATCTGGGCCGTTGCCTGCGCATGGGGCGTGGCGAGGAACGCTCCGGCGGCAGGGAGCGGCCATCCATCCTGGCCGATGCCTTCGAAGCGCTGTTAGGGGCCATTTATTTAGATCATGGCTTAGAGGCGGCCCGGAAGTTTGTACTGGAACAATTAAATCCAATTATTACCGATGTGGTGGCCGGGAGACTGGATCGTGACTATAAAACAGAACTGCAGGAGAGGTTGCAACAGAATTCTCCAGACCCTGTAAGTTATGTGATTATGAAAGAGACCGGGCCGGATCATGACAAGGTCTTCACCGCCGGAGTTATCTACCGGGGGCAGATTATTGGTCAAGGTAGCGGGCATTCCAAGAAGGAGGCTGAGCAGCAAGCCGCCAAGGATGCCTTTAACCGTCTGGATGCTCTCAAACACACCGGACCCAAGCCGTCCGGAGTTGCTGAATAA
- the fabF gene encoding beta-ketoacyl-ACP synthase II gives MSQRVVITGIGVISPVGTGLENFWKALTSGVSGIARITRFDPSDYSTQIAGEVKEFDFSQFIDKKEARRMDRFAQFAVVAAGMAIEDAGLDLDAIDRDRTGVIVGSGIGGMETFEDQCKVLVNRGPNRISPFFVPMMIANMAAGQVAIKFGLRGPNITTLTACASSGNAIGDAFKLLQRGNADIVITGGTEAPITPLAVAGFCAMKAMSTNNDEPTKASRPFDAARDGFVMGEGSAMLVLETLEHAQRRGAHIYGEIVGYGSSCDAYHITAPDPEGSGAARAMQLSLADAGLQPEDVQYINAHGTSTPVGDAAEVGAIKKVFGAHAKKLAVSSTKSMTGHMLGAAGAIESVVSIMAIRDGIVPPTINYENPDPACDLDFVPNQARQMNVEVAISNSFGFGGHNVTLAFRKFKP, from the coding sequence TTGTCACAACGGGTTGTCATAACCGGTATCGGTGTTATCTCACCAGTTGGTACCGGACTGGAAAATTTCTGGAAGGCCTTAACTTCTGGCGTTTCCGGTATTGCCAGGATAACCAGGTTCGACCCGTCCGATTACAGCACACAAATTGCGGGTGAGGTTAAAGAATTTGACTTCTCTCAATTTATAGATAAAAAGGAAGCCCGCCGCATGGATCGTTTTGCTCAGTTTGCGGTGGTGGCCGCCGGTATGGCCATTGAGGATGCGGGACTAGATCTTGATGCCATTGATAGGGATCGCACCGGTGTCATTGTGGGCTCCGGTATTGGCGGGATGGAGACTTTTGAGGATCAATGCAAAGTCCTGGTAAATCGGGGGCCTAACCGCATCAGTCCCTTCTTTGTACCTATGATGATTGCCAACATGGCCGCCGGTCAGGTAGCCATCAAATTCGGCTTAAGGGGACCTAACATAACCACCCTTACTGCTTGTGCTTCCAGCGGCAATGCCATTGGTGATGCCTTTAAACTGCTGCAACGGGGTAATGCTGATATTGTTATTACCGGTGGTACCGAGGCGCCCATTACACCCCTGGCCGTGGCTGGCTTCTGCGCCATGAAGGCGATGTCCACCAATAATGATGAGCCCACCAAGGCCAGCCGGCCCTTTGATGCTGCCCGGGATGGTTTTGTCATGGGTGAAGGTTCCGCTATGCTGGTTTTAGAGACTCTGGAACACGCCCAGCGCCGGGGGGCCCACATCTATGGTGAAATCGTGGGTTACGGCAGTTCCTGCGATGCATACCATATTACTGCCCCTGATCCGGAAGGCTCCGGTGCTGCCCGGGCCATGCAACTATCCTTGGCGGATGCCGGCCTCCAGCCGGAAGATGTGCAATATATAAATGCTCATGGCACTTCTACACCAGTGGGGGATGCGGCTGAGGTGGGAGCCATCAAAAAAGTATTCGGAGCGCATGCTAAAAAACTGGCAGTAAGCTCCACCAAGTCCATGACCGGTCATATGCTGGGGGCAGCCGGTGCCATTGAAAGCGTGGTCAGTATTATGGCCATCCGGGATGGTATTGTTCCCCCAACCATCAATTACGAAAATCCTGACCCGGCCTGTGATCTGGATTTTGTACCTAACCAGGCCCGTCAGATGAATGTGGAAGTGGCTATTTCTAACTCCTTCGGATTTGGCGGCCATAACGTAACTTTGGCCTTCAGGAAATTTAAACCTTAG
- the acpP gene encoding acyl carrier protein: MATFDKVKAIIVDQLGVDEDDVTMEASFVDDLGADSLDIVELVMALEEEFGLEIPDEEAEKIRTVGDAVKYIQDRQ; the protein is encoded by the coding sequence TTGGCCACTTTTGATAAGGTTAAAGCTATTATTGTAGATCAATTGGGTGTTGATGAAGATGATGTAACCATGGAGGCATCCTTTGTTGATGATCTGGGCGCTGACTCCCTGGACATCGTGGAATTAGTAATGGCTTTAGAAGAAGAATTTGGTTTAGAAATTCCCGATGAAGAAGCGGAGAAAATTCGCACTGTTGGCGATGCTGTTAAATATATCCAGGACCGCCAGTAA
- the fabG gene encoding 3-oxoacyl-[acyl-carrier-protein] reductase, which yields MFLNGKVAIVTGASRGIGKAIALAMAGAQADIVVNYAGRSEAAEETAAAIRQLGRRALVHRADVSNTQEVQQMVEATIAEFGKVDILVNNAGITRDNLILRMKEEDWDTVLAVNLKSAFNTIKAVAKPMVKARYGRIINVSSVVGIYGNPGQANYAAAKAGLIGLTKTMAKELGPRNITVNAVAPGFITTDMTEHLSTEAKEKLTSSIALNRLGRPEDVASLVAFLASDFCGYITGQVIAVDGGLTI from the coding sequence ATGTTTCTGAATGGCAAAGTTGCCATAGTCACTGGAGCTTCCCGAGGAATTGGCAAAGCCATTGCCCTGGCCATGGCTGGAGCTCAGGCCGATATTGTTGTAAACTATGCCGGCCGGTCCGAGGCGGCGGAAGAAACCGCTGCCGCCATTCGCCAACTGGGACGGCGGGCTCTGGTACATCGGGCTGATGTATCTAATACCCAGGAAGTTCAACAAATGGTTGAGGCCACCATAGCCGAGTTTGGCAAGGTGGATATCTTGGTGAATAACGCCGGGATAACCAGGGATAATTTAATTCTTAGGATGAAGGAAGAGGACTGGGATACTGTATTGGCAGTTAATCTCAAATCTGCCTTTAATACCATCAAGGCTGTGGCCAAACCCATGGTGAAAGCCCGTTATGGTCGGATAATTAATGTTTCCTCAGTGGTTGGTATTTACGGTAACCCGGGCCAGGCCAACTATGCTGCAGCCAAGGCCGGCCTCATTGGCCTGACCAAGACTATGGCCAAGGAACTGGGGCCCCGGAATATTACAGTAAATGCCGTAGCCCCCGGTTTTATCACCACTGATATGACTGAACATTTGAGCACCGAGGCCAAAGAAAAGTTGACTTCCTCCATTGCCCTTAACCGTCTGGGTCGTCCCGAAGATGTAGCTAGCCTGGTTGCTTTCCTGGCCAGTGACTTCTGCGGTTACATAACCGGACAGGTAATTGCGGTGGATGGTGGCTTAACAATTTAG
- the fabD gene encoding ACP S-malonyltransferase: MSKCAFIFPGQGSQYVGMGQELYKNFTVCRQTLEEADDALNFGLTKLCFEGPAEELNKTANTQPAILAVSIAALRVLTQECGLRPEAVAGHSLGEYSALVAAGAIKFADAIRVVRQRGQFMQEAAPIGSGGMAAVLGLDRAKVIACCQEAAASGVIEPVNFNCPGQVVIAGQKGALQRAMELCRQAGAKRVIELAVSGPFHSSLMRPAGERLAQVLAEVEIKDPQTPVMANVSARYVTNAGEIRDSLAKQVYGAVLWEDSIAKLAQDGIDTMVEIGPGKVLCGLVKKINKDIATHNVEDLASLEKVLAQFKEVG, encoded by the coding sequence TTGTCTAAATGTGCTTTTATATTTCCTGGCCAGGGCTCACAGTATGTGGGTATGGGTCAGGAGTTATATAAAAACTTTACTGTTTGTCGACAGACCTTAGAAGAAGCAGATGACGCTCTTAACTTTGGTCTAACTAAACTATGTTTTGAGGGGCCGGCCGAGGAATTAAATAAAACGGCCAATACTCAACCGGCTATCTTGGCTGTCAGTATCGCTGCTTTACGAGTTTTGACGCAGGAATGTGGCTTGCGACCGGAGGCTGTGGCGGGTCACAGCCTGGGTGAATACTCCGCTTTAGTGGCCGCCGGGGCCATCAAATTTGCCGACGCCATCAGGGTGGTGCGCCAACGTGGCCAGTTTATGCAAGAGGCAGCCCCCATTGGCTCTGGCGGTATGGCCGCGGTGTTGGGTCTTGACCGGGCTAAAGTGATTGCCTGCTGTCAGGAAGCGGCGGCCAGTGGGGTTATTGAACCGGTAAACTTTAACTGCCCTGGTCAGGTGGTTATTGCCGGGCAAAAGGGAGCCTTACAACGGGCTATGGAGCTTTGCCGCCAAGCGGGGGCGAAAAGGGTTATTGAATTAGCCGTCAGCGGGCCATTTCATTCCAGCTTAATGCGTCCCGCCGGCGAAAGATTGGCCCAAGTACTGGCGGAAGTGGAAATAAAGGACCCGCAAACACCGGTGATGGCCAATGTCAGCGCCCGGTATGTAACTAATGCTGGCGAAATCAGAGACTCTTTGGCCAAACAAGTCTACGGGGCGGTGTTGTGGGAAGACAGTATCGCCAAGCTGGCCCAAGATGGGATTGATACCATGGTAGAAATAGGTCCCGGGAAGGTTTTATGTGGTTTGGTTAAGAAAATTAACAAGGACATTGCCACCCACAACGTGGAGGATTTGGCAAGCTTGGAAAAAGTCCTTGCACAGTTCAAGGAGGTTGGCTAA
- the fabK gene encoding enoyl-[acyl-carrier-protein] reductase FabK, which translates to MKLHTKLCDLLGIEYPILQGGMAWVATAELVAAVSEAGGLGIIGSGQAPPEWLQEQIKKVKSLTNKPFGVNVMLMSPYVDQIMQLIVDERVPVVTTGAGNPGKYIPGLKEVGTKVIPVIPSVALAQRMAKAGVDAVIAEGGESGGHVGELATMPLVPQVVDAVNIPVIAAGGIFDGRGLVAALALGAQGVQMGTRFMCATECTIHNNVKEVLIKAKDRDTVVTGRTTGHPVRIVRNKLAKQFEEKERQGAPVEELEKLGVGKLRLAMVEGDVQNGSVMAGQVCAMIKKIEPAADIIQDIVTGAEKVLQRLGGREF; encoded by the coding sequence GTGAAGCTGCATACTAAATTATGTGATTTACTAGGTATTGAATACCCTATTTTACAGGGTGGCATGGCCTGGGTTGCCACCGCTGAACTAGTGGCCGCTGTATCGGAAGCCGGTGGTCTGGGCATCATCGGTTCAGGTCAAGCTCCTCCGGAATGGTTACAAGAACAGATAAAGAAAGTCAAAAGTCTAACTAACAAGCCCTTTGGCGTAAACGTCATGTTGATGTCCCCCTATGTAGATCAAATAATGCAATTAATTGTGGATGAGCGGGTACCGGTAGTAACCACCGGTGCCGGTAATCCGGGCAAGTATATTCCCGGCTTGAAGGAAGTTGGTACCAAAGTTATTCCGGTTATCCCCTCAGTAGCTCTGGCCCAGCGGATGGCTAAGGCCGGGGTAGATGCAGTAATTGCCGAGGGCGGCGAGTCCGGCGGGCATGTTGGTGAGCTGGCCACCATGCCGCTGGTGCCGCAGGTGGTGGATGCTGTTAACATCCCGGTAATTGCCGCCGGCGGGATCTTTGACGGCAGGGGGTTGGTAGCTGCCCTGGCCCTGGGGGCCCAGGGTGTACAAATGGGTACCCGGTTTATGTGCGCCACCGAATGCACCATCCATAATAATGTCAAGGAAGTATTAATCAAAGCTAAAGATCGCGATACGGTGGTCACCGGCCGCACTACCGGTCACCCGGTGCGGATTGTTCGTAATAAGTTAGCCAAGCAGTTTGAAGAAAAAGAGCGGCAGGGTGCGCCTGTGGAAGAACTGGAAAAATTAGGTGTAGGCAAACTGCGTTTGGCCATGGTGGAGGGAGATGTGCAGAATGGATCCGTAATGGCCGGACAAGTTTGTGCCATGATTAAAAAGATTGAACCTGCCGCGGACATTATTCAGGACATCGTGACCGGCGCAGAAAAGGTCTTACAACGGTTAGGCGGAAGGGAGTTCTAG
- a CDS encoding beta-ketoacyl-ACP synthase III, which translates to MSSNLVQAGIIGVGSYVPERILTNKDLEKMVDTSDEWITSRTGIKERRIADPEESTSELAVKAARRALAHAGVKPEELDLIILATCTKDMPFPASACLVQDQLGAVNAGAFDIEAGCTGFVYALTVGSQFVATGSMKRVLVIGADNLSKVTNWEDRNTCVLFGDGAGAVVLGPVAPGEGILASKLAAEGAGWKYLSMPAGGSRMPASPLTVEKKLHYIHMQGREVFRYAVKVMEEEAANIVKAAGLALSDIDLLIPHQANIRIIEHAAKKLKLSMDKVVVNVDRYGNTSTASIPLALDEAVKSGRVKAGDNIVMVAFGAGLTSGAIVLKWSLGEGKE; encoded by the coding sequence ATGTCCAGCAACCTGGTCCAGGCCGGCATAATAGGCGTTGGAAGTTATGTTCCTGAACGGATACTGACCAATAAAGATTTAGAAAAGATGGTTGATACAAGTGACGAATGGATCACCTCTCGCACCGGTATTAAAGAAAGAAGAATTGCCGACCCGGAAGAATCAACATCAGAACTGGCGGTTAAAGCTGCCCGCCGGGCCCTGGCACATGCCGGGGTAAAGCCGGAGGAACTGGACTTAATCATCTTGGCCACTTGTACCAAAGATATGCCCTTTCCCGCCAGTGCCTGTTTAGTACAGGATCAACTGGGGGCTGTTAATGCCGGGGCTTTTGATATAGAAGCCGGCTGTACCGGGTTTGTCTATGCCCTTACCGTTGGCAGTCAATTTGTTGCCACCGGGTCCATGAAACGGGTATTGGTAATTGGGGCCGATAATCTTTCTAAAGTTACCAACTGGGAAGACCGCAACACCTGCGTGTTATTTGGTGATGGGGCCGGAGCGGTAGTGTTAGGTCCGGTGGCCCCGGGTGAAGGTATTCTGGCCAGCAAATTAGCAGCCGAGGGAGCGGGCTGGAAATATTTATCCATGCCGGCCGGCGGCAGCAGGATGCCTGCCAGTCCTTTAACCGTGGAGAAAAAACTGCATTATATCCATATGCAGGGCCGGGAAGTTTTCCGTTATGCCGTAAAAGTGATGGAAGAGGAAGCCGCTAACATTGTTAAGGCGGCAGGCTTGGCATTATCTGATATAGATTTATTAATACCACACCAGGCCAATATCCGAATTATCGAGCATGCGGCTAAAAAATTAAAGTTGTCCATGGACAAAGTGGTAGTAAATGTAGACCGTTATGGCAACACATCCACCGCATCCATCCCGCTGGCTTTGGATGAAGCGGTAAAATCAGGACGAGTCAAGGCCGGAGACAACATTGTGATGGTGGCCTTTGGAGCCGGCTTGACCTCAGGAGCAATTGTTCTAAAGTGGAGTTTAGGGGAGGGGAAAGAGTGA
- the plsX gene encoding phosphate acyltransferase PlsX — protein sequence MKIALDAMGGDHAQMEIVRGAIDAAQELGVHIILVGDQDRIMKEMDGNDVGGLVSVVHAPEVVRMDEHPVSAVRKKKNSSIVVATQLVKEGAADAVVSAGSTGAQMASSLFILGRIAGVERPAISTLLPTMEGVVALLDVGANVDCKPQHLKQFAIMGSLYAEKILGLPSPRVGLLNIGAEETKGDELTLASYKILKESDINFTGNIEGRDIFLGGSDVVVCDGFVGNVVLKSAEGLALSLMGMFKQELGRLEDIIGRERMVHIMSSLKRRLDYAEYGGAPLLGVNGVSVISHGSSRARAIRNAVRVAKETVEQGLVQAIKEKLETESSKGVTD from the coding sequence ATGAAAATAGCTTTAGATGCCATGGGCGGCGATCATGCGCAGATGGAGATTGTGCGGGGCGCCATCGATGCAGCCCAGGAACTAGGTGTGCACATTATCCTGGTGGGCGATCAGGATAGGATAATGAAGGAAATGGATGGTAATGATGTGGGCGGGTTAGTTTCTGTGGTCCATGCCCCGGAAGTGGTAAGGATGGATGAGCACCCTGTCAGTGCTGTGCGCAAAAAGAAAAATTCGTCCATTGTGGTGGCCACGCAATTGGTTAAGGAAGGAGCGGCTGATGCCGTGGTTTCCGCCGGCAGCACCGGTGCCCAAATGGCTTCTTCACTGTTTATTTTAGGCCGCATTGCGGGAGTGGAAAGGCCTGCCATCAGTACCCTATTACCCACCATGGAAGGTGTTGTGGCTCTGTTGGATGTGGGGGCCAACGTGGATTGCAAACCTCAACATTTAAAGCAATTTGCCATTATGGGTTCATTATATGCAGAAAAAATCTTAGGGCTACCTTCTCCCAGGGTTGGTCTATTAAATATCGGGGCCGAGGAAACCAAAGGTGATGAACTTACCCTGGCCAGCTACAAGATATTAAAGGAATCAGATATTAATTTTACTGGCAACATTGAGGGTAGAGATATTTTCCTCGGTGGTAGTGACGTGGTAGTTTGTGACGGATTTGTGGGTAATGTGGTGCTTAAATCAGCCGAAGGTCTGGCCTTAAGTTTAATGGGGATGTTTAAGCAAGAATTGGGCAGACTTGAAGATATTATCGGGCGTGAGAGAATGGTACATATTATGAGTAGTCTCAAACGTCGTCTTGATTATGCCGAGTATGGCGGAGCACCGTTATTGGGTGTCAATGGAGTTTCTGTAATCAGCCATGGCAGTTCCCGGGCCCGGGCCATCAGAAATGCTGTCCGGGTGGCCAAGGAAACTGTGGAGCAAGGTTTGGTGCAGGCCATTAAGGAAAAATTAGAGACAGAAAGCAGCAAGGGGGTAACGGATTAA
- the fapR gene encoding transcription factor FapR produces MARSSSSKSQRQKKLTHYLAGNPLLKDEDLARLLGVSIQTIRLDRAELSIPELRERMKTALQGNSPVRSLGSDELFGELLNIVVGQFGVSRLKITPEMTFRKNLVARGHHLFAQANSLAVAIIDAEVALTGSARVVFKHPVKAGDQVIARAQIHSQEENRYIVKVVSMVKESIVFEGTFTVFALDEEENS; encoded by the coding sequence ATGGCTAGGAGTAGCAGTAGCAAAAGTCAAAGGCAAAAAAAATTAACTCATTACCTTGCCGGTAACCCACTGCTCAAAGATGAAGATTTGGCCAGGTTGTTGGGAGTTAGCATTCAAACCATCCGGTTGGACCGGGCAGAGCTAAGTATCCCTGAATTACGTGAGCGAATGAAGACGGCGTTACAAGGTAACTCTCCGGTACGTTCACTGGGTAGTGACGAGTTATTTGGCGAACTGTTAAATATTGTGGTTGGCCAATTCGGGGTTTCCCGGCTTAAAATTACTCCGGAAATGACTTTTCGCAAAAATTTGGTAGCCAGGGGCCACCACCTGTTTGCCCAAGCCAATTCCCTTGCTGTGGCGATTATTGATGCTGAAGTAGCCTTAACCGGCTCAGCCAGAGTGGTGTTTAAACATCCTGTGAAAGCTGGCGATCAGGTTATAGCTAGGGCACAAATTCATAGCCAGGAAGAAAACAGATACATCGTTAAAGTTGTATCTATGGTTAAAGAATCAATTGTGTTTGAGGGAACCTTTACAGTATTTGCCCTGGATGAGGAGGAGAATTCTTAA
- the rpmF gene encoding 50S ribosomal protein L32, translated as MGVPKRKLAKHRGRQRRAMNMKLEAPSLVACPQCHALIQPHHLCPECGYYKNREVVAADK; from the coding sequence ATGGGTGTACCGAAAAGGAAACTTGCTAAGCATCGGGGAAGACAGCGCCGGGCTATGAACATGAAGTTAGAAGCCCCCAGCCTGGTGGCCTGCCCACAGTGCCATGCTTTAATCCAACCGCATCATCTTTGCCCTGAGTGTGGTTACTACAAAAACCGCGAAGTTGTTGCGGCTGATAAGTAA
- a CDS encoding YceD family protein: protein MKINILRLKNAPGSSFTFNISKGLETVEMNGQELNFVSPVEVTGEVVNRNNLFLVKGLVKATVSTNCAKCMEPFELKVQAPLEETYTQENEGFNQAGDDELITFHGDVIDIEPEVIKSLLMELPMRLVCSPDCRGLCPQCGTNLNLKQCNCQNEVIDPRLAILKKLQQ, encoded by the coding sequence GTGAAAATCAACATACTTCGGCTTAAAAATGCGCCTGGCTCAAGTTTTACTTTTAATATCTCCAAAGGCTTAGAGACTGTCGAAATGAACGGCCAGGAGCTTAATTTTGTCAGCCCCGTGGAAGTAACCGGGGAAGTAGTGAACCGGAACAATTTATTCCTGGTCAAGGGTTTAGTTAAAGCAACCGTTTCCACCAACTGTGCCAAGTGCATGGAACCCTTTGAGCTAAAGGTTCAGGCTCCGCTGGAGGAAACCTACACCCAGGAAAATGAAGGTTTTAATCAAGCCGGGGATGACGAATTAATTACATTCCATGGAGATGTCATTGATATTGAGCCGGAAGTGATCAAGTCACTGCTTATGGAACTGCCCATGAGATTGGTTTGTTCCCCTGATTGCCGGGGCCTTTGCCCCCAGTGTGGAACCAACCTGAATTTAAAGCAATGTAATTGCCAAAATGAAGTAATTGACCCCAGATTGGCAATTCTAAAGAAATTACAACAATAA
- the ylbJ gene encoding sporulation integral membrane protein YlbJ translates to MISLLPKRIIIADLNKREITSLLWTGLAVCFVVAMILQPKAVFDGASTGLKAWWYIVFPSLLPFFIASELLMSFGLVRFMGVLLEPVMRPLFNVPGAGAFVMVIGFTSGFPIGSMVTAQLHRQGLCTRIEAERLMSFTNNSSPLFMLVAVSVGMFGRPELGVVIAGAHYLANIVLGLLLRFYGRHDREYIKPPANGDFLLKRACQVLIQHVRQEQRALGKLVGDAVTSSIAKLLNIGGFIILFAVIIKLLTQVGFIKWLAAVFGMVLVPLGFNPEILTALASGFFEMTIGTKLASEAAAPELQRLMAVALILGWSGLSVHAQAASMIAETNIRMGIFIITRVAHGLLAALFTWLLYQPEKVTSMLALPALSLAGSYSPHSTLTIIAGSFGIMVSAIILLFLLAVLLQLCTLLCKLVLRLY, encoded by the coding sequence GTGATTAGCTTGCTACCAAAAAGAATTATTATCGCCGACTTAAATAAACGAGAAATAACCTCTCTGCTTTGGACCGGCCTGGCCGTTTGTTTTGTGGTGGCCATGATTTTACAGCCCAAGGCAGTATTTGATGGTGCCAGTACAGGTCTTAAAGCCTGGTGGTACATTGTTTTTCCTTCCCTGCTGCCCTTTTTTATTGCCTCCGAATTACTTATGAGTTTTGGCCTGGTGAGATTTATGGGGGTTTTGCTGGAACCGGTAATGCGCCCTCTCTTTAATGTCCCCGGCGCTGGCGCCTTTGTGATGGTAATTGGCTTTACCAGCGGTTTTCCCATCGGCAGTATGGTAACTGCCCAGCTACACCGACAGGGGTTATGTACCAGGATCGAGGCTGAACGTTTAATGAGTTTTACCAACAATTCAAGCCCTTTATTCATGCTGGTGGCCGTATCTGTAGGTATGTTTGGTCGTCCTGAACTGGGGGTGGTCATTGCCGGTGCTCATTATTTAGCTAATATCGTATTAGGATTATTACTGCGATTTTACGGACGCCATGACCGGGAATATATAAAGCCTCCGGCCAACGGTGATTTTTTGTTAAAAAGGGCCTGTCAAGTTTTAATTCAACATGTGCGCCAGGAGCAACGGGCCCTGGGTAAGTTAGTGGGGGATGCGGTAACCTCATCCATTGCTAAGTTATTGAATATCGGTGGTTTTATTATTTTATTTGCCGTGATTATTAAATTACTTACCCAAGTCGGATTTATTAAGTGGTTAGCTGCAGTTTTTGGTATGGTGCTGGTTCCTTTGGGCTTTAATCCGGAGATTTTAACTGCTCTGGCCAGCGGCTTTTTTGAAATGACCATTGGCACCAAATTAGCTTCGGAAGCGGCGGCACCGGAGCTGCAGAGATTAATGGCAGTGGCCCTGATCCTGGGTTGGAGTGGCTTATCAGTCCATGCCCAGGCGGCCAGTATGATTGCGGAGACCAACATTCGTATGGGTATTTTTATTATCACCAGGGTAGCCCATGGATTACTGGCCGCCTTGTTTACCTGGTTGCTTTATCAACCCGAAAAGGTCACCAGCATGTTGGCTTTACCGGCCCTCTCCTTAGCAGGAAGTTATTCTCCTCATTCTACCCTTACAATCATCGCCGGTTCCTTTGGGATTATGGTTAGTGCCATCATACTTTTATTCCTATTGGCAGTGTTGCTGCAGCTTTGCACATTATTATGTAAGTTAGTCTTACGCCTTTATTAG